The following proteins come from a genomic window of Alosa sapidissima isolate fAloSap1 chromosome 20, fAloSap1.pri, whole genome shotgun sequence:
- the LOC121694382 gene encoding growth arrest and DNA damage-inducible protein GADD45 gamma-like isoform X2, with the protein MTLEEVHGQDNSETTDRMQVIGTALEELLVSAKKQDCLTVEVYESAKVMNVDPDNVAYCVLATDEEYECDIALQIHFTLIQAFCFANHINIVRFEFENHERCLQLANQHAASPTGVFSKSFLWIHRCVTS; encoded by the exons ATGACTCTTGAGGAAGTTCACGGACAAGATAACTCTGAAACAACTGACAG AATGCAGGTCATCGGTACTGCTTTGGAAGAGCTACTCGTTTCGGCGAAGAAACAAGATTGCTTGACAGTAGAGGTATACGAATCAGCAAAAGTCATGAATGT TGATCCAGACAATGTTGCATACTGCGTGTTAGCGACTGACGAGGAGTACGAATGCGACATTGCCCTCCAGATTCACTTCACCCTCATCCAGGCTTTTTGCTTTGCCAACCACATCAACATCGTGAGG TTTGAATTTGAGAACCATGAAAGGTGTTTGCAGCTTGCGAACCAGCATGCAGCGTCTCCTACGGGGGTATTTTCAAAGTCCTTTCTGTGGATCCACAGGTGCGTGACCAGCTGA
- the LOC121694382 gene encoding growth arrest and DNA damage-inducible protein GADD45 gamma-like isoform X1 translates to MTLEEVHGQDNSETTDRMQVIGTALEELLVSAKKQDCLTVEVYESAKVMNVDPDNVAYCVLATDEEYECDIALQIHFTLIQAFCFANHINIVRVNDIERLACIVATDESEEPKDAHCILVTVNFGTTSVPV, encoded by the exons ATGACTCTTGAGGAAGTTCACGGACAAGATAACTCTGAAACAACTGACAG AATGCAGGTCATCGGTACTGCTTTGGAAGAGCTACTCGTTTCGGCGAAGAAACAAGATTGCTTGACAGTAGAGGTATACGAATCAGCAAAAGTCATGAATGT TGATCCAGACAATGTTGCATACTGCGTGTTAGCGACTGACGAGGAGTACGAATGCGACATTGCCCTCCAGATTCACTTCACCCTCATCCAGGCTTTTTGCTTTGCCAACCACATCAACATCGTGAGGGTGAATGACATCGAGCGCCTTGCCTGTATTGTTGCCACTGACGAGTCGGAGGAACCTAAAGACGCTCACTGTATTCTTGTCACAGTAAACTTTGGCACCACTTCAGTTCCTGTTTAA